The following coding sequences lie in one Rutidosis leptorrhynchoides isolate AG116_Rl617_1_P2 chromosome 4, CSIRO_AGI_Rlap_v1, whole genome shotgun sequence genomic window:
- the LOC139843764 gene encoding SUN domain-containing protein 4-like — protein MQRSRKALLARRVLGNHTLTKDIFFKVSVSLAVFIWGLLFLLNLWIGHGDGFSDGPEDLQDGIIYWDEFKQEPDKYSYISLSSNQSPTTELGSENVIQSDLVYHAENKEEIIGQEFEVDQKEPNPEFVTKSDPNNVLDQKGSSKTERSRSVPLGLDEFKNKAFNTKTRILNGNAGSINHRLEPGGQDYNYASASKGAKVLASNKDAKGASNVLTIDKDKYLRNPCSSEDKFVVIELSEETLVDTIKIANFEHHSSNLKEFEILGSLVYPTDTWVKVGNFTATNVKHEQRFIFEEPKWVRYIKLNLLSHYGNGFYCTLSFVQVYGVDAVEMMLEDLVSVQDKKFKEIESDTKREDLGHDSVDMEHESSGDKFDGRREVTTIDVPDPLAEVRQKQAGRLPGDSVIKILMQKVRLLDINLSLLERYLDELNSKYGYIFQEIDSEIGDKDVIVEEIRRDLRSFRESSETLTKKVDDLESWKTRVSLQLDVITKSNAYLRTEVAKVRENQVHMENKGIVIFLVSLFFGSLAIVRLFLDKVLFVLYSKNRRSEENSKLADRSWIFLLSSCTIIIVLLSL, from the exons ATGCAGAGATCACGTAAAGCTCTTCTTGCAAGAAGAGTTTTAGGAAATCACACACTTACAAAAGACATCTTTTTTAAGGTTTCTGTTTCTCTTGCTGTTTTTATATGGGGGCTTCTGTTCCTTCTAAATTTATGGATCGGCCATGGCGATGGTTTTAGTG ATGGTCCTGAGGATCTTCAAGACGGTATAATATATTGGGATGAATTCAAACAAGAGCCCGATAAATATTCATATATCTCGTTATCTTCAAATCAAAGTCCCACCACCGAGCTAGGCTCTGAAAACGTTATCCAGAGCGATTTAGTCTATCACGCCGAAAACAAAGAGGAGATTATCGGTCAAGAATTCGAAGTTGACCAAAAAGAACCAAATCCAGAATTCGTTACTAAATCAGATCCAAATAACGTGCTTGATCAAAAGGGGTCCTCTAAAACTGAAAGATCAAGATCTGTACCTCTAGGTTTAGATGAATTCAAGAACAAAGCGTTTAATACAAAAACCCGAATTTTAAACGGTAATGCGGGAAGTATAAATCACAGACTCGAGCCTGGTGGTCAAGATTACAACTACGCTTCTGCTTCGAAGGGTGCAAAAGTTTTAGCTAGTAACAAAGACGCAAAAGGTGCGTCTAACGTATTAACGATAGACAAAGATAAGTATCTTAGGAACCCGTGCTCATCTGAGGATAAGTTTGTAGTTATAGAACTTTCGGAAGAAACCCTAGTAGATACGATTAAAATCGCTAATTTCGAACACCATTCGTCGAATCTAAAAGAATTTGAAATTCTTGGGAGTTTAGTTTATCCTACCGATACGTGGGTAAAAGTTGGGAACTTTACTGCAACAAATGTGAAACACGAACAAAGATTTATTTTTGAGGAGCCAAAATGGGTGAGATATATAAAGTTGAATCTTTTGAGCCATTATGGAAATGGGTTTTATTGTACGTTAAGTTTCGTACAAGTTTATGGTGTCGATGCCGTTGAAATGATGTTAGAGGATTTGGTTTCTGTGCAAGATAAGAAGTTTAAAGAAATCGAAAGTGATACAAAACGGGAGGATTTAGGTCATGATTCTGTTGATATGGAACACGAATCATCGGGAGATAAATTTGATGGTCGACGTGAAGTTACAACAATTGATGTTCCGGACCCACTTGCGGAAGTGCGTCAGAAACAAGCTGGAAGGTTGCCTGGTGACAGTGTTATCAAGATTTTGATGCAAAAAGTTCGGCTTTTGGATATTAATTTATCGTTGTTGGAGAGATACCTTGATGAACTGAATTCTAAATATGGATACATTTTTCAAGAAATTGATTCAGAAATTGGAGATAAAGATGTCATTGTTGAGGAAATTAGAAGGGATTTGAGAAGCTTTCGTGAAAGCAGCGAGACCTTG ACTAAAAAGGTCGATGATCTGGAATCATGGAAGACACGCGTGTCTCTTCAGCTAGATGTCATCACAAAGAGCAATGCTTACCTTAG AACGGAGGTGGCAAAAGTGAGGGAGAATCAGGTACATATGGAGAATAAAGGGATCGTTATATTTCTTGTTTCGCTATTTTTTGGTTCATTAGCTATTGTCAGATTATTTCTGGATAAAGTTTTGTTCGTTTTATATAGTAAAAATAGAAGATCAGAAGAGAATAGTAAGTTGGCGGATCGTTCTTGGATATTCCTACTTTCGAGCTGTACCATTATCATAGTCTTACTCTCATTGTAA